Within the Apostichopus japonicus isolate 1M-3 chromosome 6, ASM3797524v1, whole genome shotgun sequence genome, the region AAAATGGTGGAAGTGAACTGCGACAGAAGTTTTCCTCCTGGTAAAGAATGAAGAAATGTAGGTTAACTTCTTTAGGGTTATGTTCAATATACAGTACTAGAAAAACAGGGCACCAAAGAGCCGAGTATTTTATCAATTTGTACACGACATTGTAGCCCGCGGCCCTTACTGAAAACCACTGTAAAGTAGGCTATTTATTGCTAACAAGCTACCAACATATAGGCATATAACGATGATTATGTTACAGAATTGATAGAAAGCAATGATTTCTGTTGAGTAACTTAATCTAACTATTTTAAGTCATGGGGTAGCTATAATTGGGCATAGCCTATACTTAAActttaaagaataaaaaacccTGATCAATTAGACTGGGTACTTATGTTGTCATGGCATGTATGGGCTAGTCTGCTACTTGGCTGCCCAGCACTGGCATGCaccaatatatttttaatacagAATGAGTAGCATTATGGGAGCAAAATATGTAGATCAGGACATGTATAATTTAAGGTGGAAGAGCACATGTAGAGAGGGTTGCATGGATGCAAGGCATTCCAACATAGTCTCCCTCCCCCGTTCGACCAAATTTACACATCCAGATTTTAACTGGCATTATATAAAGTACCAAGGATAAATTCTGCACCCAAACTACCCCACAGGCTACAAGGTTTGAAGATTTTATTCATAACATAATTTAACCTTATCTTTCATACAATTCAGATGCCCATCCCAAAGAATGGCTACCTCCATTTTTTCAAATGAAGACTATGGGCGATGGCTTTGTGAGTGGTGTAGTAAATTCCAAAGATGAGTTACAACAATTACTGAAGTGTCATAGTCGAGTAACGTTGACATCATATGCAAAATGGTGagaaaacaatttaatattataaGACATAACACCACTACCGTAAAGGTAAGTTTCTATTACCTATATTGTCCGAGCTGTAAAATTGTGCCCTTACTCATCTTCCCATCTAGATTTTTCTACAATGACTAAGaaaatgtgtttgaaatttaagTAAATGCCTCACATGattattcaatcaatcaatgattTTGTAGCTGCATGGACAGCAATAACATGCCTCTACAATTGATACTGACATTGATAAATCATGCATTTAAGCAATCACATATAGCCAAAATGATTTGGTATTTAAGTCACCCTCAAGTATTAAATTGGCATAATAGTTTTCTAAAATATATACCTTTTTTAGATGGAcctcataggcctacataattaTGCTATATTATGCACAATAGGGTTGATCTGTACCATAAACCATATGTAGGCACATCTAATTGCCATCCACTGATcttaattattaaaaacaaaatcatcatCTATGGCTCTTTAAGATCCCCCCACTGTAACTTTATTAGTCCAACTATATGTACAGCATGCTATCATTGAGAAATGTTTGTGACTATACAATCGATTTTCTCAGTTAGAAAATGTCATCTGACCTTGACATGTTTCTGCTGCTCCCTCATATACAGGGGTTTTGTTGTACAGACTATTCTAAGCAAAGCATGGGAACCTAAAATATTATGTTGGTTTGAACTAATACATTGTGGTTTGATGATGATATGTCTGCAGCCAGTGACATTGATTAACTTttgatttaatatttgtacatatgGTACATGCTATTTCAAGCTTTATAACTCTTAACTGTtttcatatcctatttataaatattctggaatttttaataaacttcaaacttgaaacAATGAACCTTTCAAATACAGTTTTGGCTGACCTCACACACTCGATTTAAACtcaaatatatacacatgcCACAGATCAGGACATTTTCAAATGAAGTCACATCAATTAGTAGCATGTTGCTATTGCATTTAAAAGTTCAAGTAAATTTCAGCCAAGTCTCCAATGAGGTGATCCTTTCTGGCAGGGGCCTCTGGACAATTAATCTTCTTAGAAATCCAGCATTGGTCCATAATTCACCTCATACATCCATTTATGCCATACTATCTACCCTCATTCACTTTCCTTACAGGGCAGATGACAAAAAcagcaaaagaaagaaagctgCCAGGAACCGAATCCTGTGGAAAATTGAAGATATTGATGACAACATACCACTGCAAGTAACAAGCAGGGAAATATTGAACTGCCAATATGGGAAACCACCAAAACCAACGAAAAATCCAACAGTGAAGGTTAGTCTGGAAACTGTTACCAATATCATGCAAAGTTATGAAATTTTCCCCCAAAACTGCAATCTTTGActttaaatatcaaacaatgTCAGTATGTTGTTAATTGTTGCTATTTATAATAAAGAAAGAAGCCCAAACTAAAACATGCAAGGACTGTTAAATTATAAGAAGGTAGTTTGTCAACAGTTTCCATTCTTTCATTGGTTCTTGGACATTGAGATCGAAGATAAAAGAACCCCCctaaaaaccaaaaacaaacttaAGATCAAATGAAAACAAGGTAATATATGGAATATATTGTCTTGCAAGAAAAGCAAGAATATATGTTTGGACAAAGTAATACAACCAAAATTTGAAATAGGTGGTGGGGTAGAGATAGCACTAACGACGATTTAATTGGCAGCTAAACATACAGGTCCTGGCTGTTGCAGTATACAAACTAAAATATATGTCAACTATAGCTATCTGAAAATTTATGTTATGGGTATGATTAGCGGTGCCCTAcccaaaattttgttgtttgttttggcgTTCAATAGCGCGTATGGTGGGCGGAGCCTCAGCGATTGATTAACATGTGCCTTAACTCGTTACAACTAAAACTAAACTggtttttcctctctccgtcTCACAGGTAAGATGATGCTTAAATCCCTTTCATGTGAATATGAAAGTATTACTAGGTTGTTGATTAAATATTTGTCGTTATTAAAAGTGTTCCATTATGACGGATGGTCTAGATTTGCCATCGATACATAAGGGTTAATATTCGTTATAAATGAGACCGTCAGGTTTGCATGTAGGATATGTCTGTGTTATCATGGGCCTACGTATATTCGTATAACAATTGTTTGTCGTTAAAGTTCGATTAGTGGTACAAAATCATATTTTACACGAGTCATATCAGTACAAAAGTGATTTATTTCTTGATGTTGTTAATAATAGTATATCATGTATCAGGATGCCGTGGATGTGACATTTTAGGTAATTTCTTTGTACGACGTAATGTTGCTCAGTGACCTAGCGTTATGAATAGGCTATAGCGTGTACATTGGGTCGTTAGAACTGTCATGAGGGGTGACGTCATTGCGTAGTAACAAGAGTAGGGGATTCCCCGAAATGATCCAGATAGAAATAAGTATTTATGGCCCGCCAGATtgattgtattgttatgtattgaATTATTAGAAAGATTGAGCAGgttcagtttattattttaagaactAGAAGTAGCCTTTGTTTATGCCAAAAATCCATTCAGATGCCTTATCCAAATATGCAGTTAATTAACTACGAAACTTAAGTTTAAATGTGAGACTGCATAGTTATTGTATTATATCAGAGATTGAATACCATGTGCCTTAACTCGTTACAACTAAAACTAAACTggtttttcctctctccgtcTCACAGTGGGATCGAGAGATCCTGGTATTAACATTTAGTAGAATGCACAATTGCATATTAAGGTTAAGGTGAAACTTATTATAATGTTCAACATTTAACCCACCTGTATCTTGAAGCATGATATCTAAAAGACATAAATGCTATCCTTTATCTACCAACAGACCCACCGCCCAAAAAGAGGGTACATTTCGAAGCAACAGGCAGTGGTGACAAATCCAGTGGTGAGAAAATCCTGAAATGATAACTACTTTTTAAGTATCAAAAACAAAtactgttttgtgtttataatgtgCAACATTTAACCCACCTGTATCTTGAAGCATGATATCTAAAAGACATTAATGCTATCCTTTTTCTACCAACAgacccatccctcccccccccccctaaattaTCATTGTGCTTCAGCTTCACTATGACATATATTTGCAGGAAACTTGTCACATCAAGGActtttctcatttgaaatatAATGGCCTTTGAATGGCAGAAGCTACCATGTTCAACTACTTAATGTGAAGATGACAGTATATACTAAAATAAAGTATAGCACTGGACATTGCTGCACCATTAACCTACAAATTATGTCAATCCTCAGAGACAGACCAACTCTTACAAGAATTCAAACAATCTGAGACGACCAACCTCAAAAGGATTCACAGGGAGCAACGTTACCATGTGTGTGGGGAAGTGTTGGAATACGATGATTTCAAAAGCCTTATCTACCCAAACTGGCTTAATGACAAGGTAACACTTTcgttttacattttaaaaatatgaatagttTGCCATCAGCTGATGTTGGAAACCAATCCCATATACACACTCTTCACTACTTTGCTTTCGGTTATTTCAACAATAGATCAGTACAATTTTGCACATACATCTAATTTTTGCTTGTAGCAGCAAGATGTCCACTTTATTCAACCTATAAATGGTATTAGCTATCCTAATTCAACGCTTATGCCTGCCCGCTTACAGTAGCTCAGGACACAAGTCTTAGCAATAAAGTTTGAGCGTCGAACCCACAAGAAAAACTATGCCAAGGCCAGCTAGCAGCAAGGTGAACTATCTATGGGATGCCAACATTGTAAATTTTCACTTTATCACAGCAGCTAAAACGAATGTGTGATTCCATGGTCCAAAATAGTCCAACACTAACAGCTAACAATGTGGCCATATTCAGCTGTCCCATTTTTAACCAAAATGTTGCCCATATTGGCTTGGAATGGACTAGCCCATGTGACTGAGGAGCCTAGTAAACAACTTTTGTTCAGAATGATTTGTGTTGTGACAGATACATACTGTACGTGCAAAAAATGGCAACATCTCTGTCTGGTGAAATAAAGTAATATTCTGGCTCAAGACCCTGATTTATACACTAAGCTATACTGAAAGTGACCCTCAGACAAATCTGAGTTGCTTGACTCACTTCAAGAAGTATGTCCAGTTAACCTGAATTGCATCTAATCTtttataaaatgaatatatttgtattttgcagGTAATGAATGCATACCTCTCTGTACTACGTTCACAATGTAATACAAGTGATACCAACCACGTCTTCATCATCCCATCGTATCTGGCAGTTTTATGGGATGCTGGGAGATTTAACACATGGATGATGCGAGAGGTGATTCTTTTTGCATTTCTTTACCCCTTTCTCTGCTTTCCATTTTTCGGACAGTAAGATGTATTCGTTAAATGGATAAGTGCTCTGCTATGTTATTCCTTGCAATGCTCTCCTAAAGCAGCGTTTCTCTATAGGTTGCAATGCATGCAAACTATTAAAACACAGTATATTCTTATTATGCATCCTCTCTATGAAGTTTCCTCTTACAACAATAAACTGGTAAGGCTGGAACCTTATGAGTATATTCCCACCTGCTGAACTGATGTAAGGTACCTAATAATGCTTTTTGTCCATTTCTTTCTACCAATTAGATAAATCTGGTCATGTTTAAATGGATCTTCATGCCCATTAACATCACTAACAACCATTGGATTCTCTTGGCGGCCAATGTTCCACAGATGTCTGTGTCAATTCTTGACTCAATGGACACTGGAAAGGGTCTATCCTATGTAGGAAAATGGAAGTAAGTATTGAGCTGGTTTTGTAACTTGTTTTAAGAACTTGTAAATTTCAAACTCAATAAAATTAATGCAAGAGAGCCTGTAGTACTGTTTCCTCCAAACAAAGGCAGCATATTTGAGActcaaaaaatgttaaatatctGCAATTACAACCTTTCAGGAAGTTCATGCATAATCGCTCAAGGCTAGTTGGAGAGTTTGATGGAGAATGGAAGACTGGACATTTGATGCCAGCCCAACAGAAAGATGGGAACTCATGTGGGCCTTTTGTATTAATGGTGAGTATATCCAATAGAGGTTCTACCaatttacaaactcatttaaagaaagaaaaaaattctccaaattgttctcagacatgaAGCATGAACACAgaaaaagatgactgaatgtcccagtgaagTATACAGTACGTCTTTCAGCGTGGTAATAAagcagtttaagaattttgacaatatttgaaaatctggcaTTGTTTGAGCCAATACAGTATACCTTAAAGAATTATGGTATATCTTATTGTGATAGAATTAATCTGTTAACTTtgaagagataaaaaaaaagaaatatgctGTATTACCATTGTGCCATATTTCAATGATTTTCTTACAGAATGCTTTAGCTTTGACTAGAGACATCCTTTCAGAAAGTCTCACACATGAGCATGTACTGCTGATGAGGAAGTATGTCTTCACCATACTTAAGAAGAACGCAGTGAAACCACCAGGGCAGAGGAAAAAGTGTGACATGCCTGGTTGTCTTCAGCCTGAAATACCTGCAATGTGGGTAGCATGTGATGTATGTGGAAGATGGTGTCATTTCCTTTGTGtgggaatgaagaaaaaacccaTGCAAGAGTACTTGTGTCCCATATGCATAGCTCAATATAGATAGTatggaagcaggacacttcgcccaacaaccatttcgcccaactgccatttcgcccaaccagcctggtcatttcgcccaaccagcctggtcatttcgcccaaccagcctggtcatttcgcccaaccagcctggtcatttcgcccaaccagtctggtcatttcgcccacccttgattaaatatgatatttcaaaacgTTCAGGAATTGTTAActttacaggatacgaaccgaatattaaggaaacttgagaattgatcagtgtgttaggggtttaaggtttgatagtaaacgttcgaatattaaggaatattaaggaaacttgaagtcctgtactagttgtataactttagtaaggaaacgttcgggaatttttaacgttacaggatacgaactgagtattaaggaaacttgaatcgtggttaaattgattacatatgtgattacatatgtgattacatatgtggttacatatgtggttacatatgtggttacatatgtggttacattgataaagtggttacattgattaaatatagtcattccatattacggacgggttttatatatatatttttttcaatttaataaggaaacgttcgggaatttttagtcagtaggatggatcagtgttttaggggttaggttggctaggtttttatgaagaccgattcccctgtgtttgtataataatataacttccattgtatgcgtaaacgcctaaagtagtgtaatcctcccattatacccgaaataactgctcagactccgatcgatatcgagcggacctcactttttatttacctattacgaagtaacctaacccaaaataaatcaaattgaactagtggaatagaaaaagtaatattattctgactgaatattagcaaaaataaggttgggtgaaatgaccaacacggttgggcgaaatgaccatgctggttgggcaaaatgactatgatatggttgggcgaaattaccatgctggttgggcgaaatgacccggctggttgggcgaaatgaccagctACAGTAGTTTGgcaaaatggttgttgggcgaagtgactagaaagcgaTAGTATGATACTACCATCAAAGAAATTATGTTCATGTTATGAAAGTGCTCCTCACAGAACTGAACACTCTTGAATTCCCCACATATGGGACACAAGTACAGATTTTCAGCAGAAAGTTATACTGGAGTTCACACCTCCAGCTGTAGAGCTGGAGGCTTATCACTCTTGTGTACACAAATTGCATGGCCAGGCAAGACCACTGTTTATTATGCTTGGAAAA harbors:
- the LOC139969114 gene encoding uncharacterized protein isoform X2, whose translation is MPQIRTFSNEVTSISSMLLLHLKVQVNFSQVSNEVILSGRGLWTINLLRNPALVHNSPHTSIYAILSTLIHFPYRADDKNSKRKKAARNRILWKIEDIDDNIPLQVTSREILNCQYGKPPKPTKNPTVKTHRPKRGYISKQQAVVTNPVRQTNSYKNSNNLRRPTSKGFTGSNVTMCVGKCWNTMISKALSTQTGLMTR
- the LOC139969114 gene encoding uncharacterized protein isoform X3, giving the protein MVEVNCDRSFPPDAHPKEWLPPFFQMKTMGDGFVSGVVNSKDELQQLLKCHSRVTLTSYAKWADDKNSKRKKAARNRILWKIEDIDDNIPLQVTSREILNCQYGKPPKPTKNPTVKTHRPKRGYISKQQAVVTNPVRQTNSYKNSNNLRRPTSKGFTGSNVTMCVGKCWNTMISKALSTQTGLMTR
- the LOC139969114 gene encoding uncharacterized protein isoform X1; protein product: MNAYLSVLRSQCNTSDTNHVFIIPSYLAVLWDAGRFNTWMMREINLVMFKWIFMPINITNNHWILLAANVPQMSVSILDSMDTGKGLSYVGKWKKFMHNRSRLVGEFDGEWKTGHLMPAQQKDGNSCGPFVLMNALALTRDILSESLTHEHVLLMRKYVFTILKKNAVKPPGQRKKCDMPGCLQPEIPAMWVACDVCGRWCHFLCVGMKKKPMQEYLCPICIAQYR